In Nicotiana tabacum cultivar K326 chromosome 2, ASM71507v2, whole genome shotgun sequence, the following proteins share a genomic window:
- the LOC107808111 gene encoding ras-related protein RABE1c, with protein MAAPPARARADYDYLIKLLLIGDSGVGKSCLLLRFSDGSFTTSFITTIGIDFKIRTIELDGKRIKLQIWDTAGQERFRTITTAYYRGAMGILLVYDVTDESSFNNIRNWIRNIEQHASDNVNKILVGNKADMDESKRAVPTSKGQALADEYGIKFFETSAKTNMNVEEVFFSIARDIKQRLAESDSKAEPQTIRINQPDQAAGASQSVQKSACCGS; from the exons ATGGCCGCTCCACCCGCTAGAGCTCGAGCCGATTACGATTACCTAATCAAGCTCCTCTTGATCGGCGACAGCG GTGTGGGTAAGAGTTGCCTTCTTTTACGTTTCTCAGATGGCTCCTTCACGACCAGTTTTATTACAACTATTGG CATTGACTTCAAGATAAGGACCATAGAGCTTGATGGCAAACGAATCAAACTACAAATCTGGGATACTGCTGGTCAGGAGCGGTTCCGAACAATTACAACTG CTTACTACCGTGGAGCCATGGGTATATTGCTGGTGTATGACGTAACTGATGAGTCATCTTTTAACA ACATCAGGAACTGGATAAGAAACATTGAGCAGCATGCTTCCGACAACGTCAACAAAATTCTGGTCGGCAACAAGGCTGACATGGATGAAAGCAAAAGg GCTGTTCCTACATCAAAAGGTCAAGCACTAGCTGacgaatatggcattaaattcTTTGAGACA AGTGCCAAGACAAATATGAATGTGGAGGAGGTTTTCTTTTCCATAGCTCGGGATATAAAGCAAAGACTTGCTGAATCTGACTCAAAGGCTGAG CCTCAGACTATCAGGATTAATCAACCAGACCAGGCAGCAGGAGCTTCTCAAAGCGTCCAAAAATCAGCTTGTTGTGGCTCTTGA